Proteins encoded in a region of the Nonomuraea helvata genome:
- a CDS encoding MFS transporter, whose product MNRIPMLAAGHAAVDFYQGAVPALVPFLVAGRGYGYVAVSGIVLAATLLSSIVQPLFGVLTDRWRMPWLIPLSMVVAGTGVALGGVTDSYALTWLAVALSGLGVAAYHPESARLARIASEGSHVRMSWFSMGGTLGFASAPVLVTPLLAGWGLGASPFLAAPAVLGAVATLPAVRALTGGGRAAQGAAPVSGRDDWPSFVRLTLVIVFRSVVYVGLSAFVALFMGGGAAGAVALFVLFGGAAVGTVLGGRLAARWDRVRTMRLAYALAVPAVAGVVLAPGPVAYVFVAASSIALYVPFSLHVTLGQDFLPTRVGTAGGVTLGLAVSVGGLTSPLVGALAEATTLRTALACLIAFPALAWLLARTLKEPVLEPSA is encoded by the coding sequence GTGAACAGGATCCCCATGCTCGCCGCCGGCCACGCGGCCGTGGACTTCTATCAGGGCGCGGTTCCCGCGCTCGTGCCGTTCCTGGTGGCCGGGCGCGGCTACGGGTACGTCGCGGTCTCCGGCATCGTGCTGGCCGCGACGCTGCTGTCGTCGATCGTGCAGCCGCTGTTCGGCGTGCTGACCGACCGGTGGCGGATGCCGTGGCTGATCCCGTTGAGCATGGTCGTGGCGGGCACCGGGGTGGCGCTCGGCGGCGTGACGGACTCGTACGCGCTGACCTGGCTGGCCGTGGCGCTGTCCGGTCTGGGGGTGGCGGCCTACCACCCGGAGTCGGCCCGGCTGGCCAGGATCGCGAGCGAGGGCAGCCATGTGCGGATGAGCTGGTTCTCGATGGGCGGGACGCTGGGCTTCGCGTCGGCTCCCGTGCTGGTGACGCCGTTGCTGGCGGGCTGGGGGCTGGGCGCGTCGCCGTTCCTCGCGGCGCCGGCGGTGCTGGGGGCGGTGGCGACGCTCCCGGCGGTCCGGGCGCTGACCGGGGGTGGGCGGGCGGCGCAGGGCGCGGCGCCGGTGTCCGGCCGGGACGACTGGCCGTCGTTCGTCAGGCTGACGTTGGTGATCGTCTTCCGCTCGGTCGTGTACGTCGGGCTGAGCGCCTTCGTGGCCCTGTTCATGGGCGGCGGAGCGGCGGGCGCGGTGGCGCTGTTCGTGCTGTTCGGGGGCGCGGCGGTGGGCACCGTGCTGGGTGGCAGGCTGGCGGCCCGCTGGGACAGGGTGCGCACGATGCGCCTGGCCTACGCGCTGGCCGTCCCGGCGGTCGCGGGTGTGGTGCTCGCGCCCGGTCCCGTCGCGTACGTCTTCGTGGCGGCCTCCTCGATCGCGCTGTATGTCCCGTTCTCCTTGCACGTCACGCTGGGCCAGGACTTCCTGCCCACCCGGGTGGGCACGGCGGGCGGCGTGACCCTGGGGCTGGCGGTGAGCGTGGGCGGCCTGACGAGCCCGCTGGTGGGCGCGCTCGCGGAGGCGACGACCCTGAGGACGGCCCTGGCCTGCCTGATCGCCTTCCCGGCCCTGGCCTGGCTGCTGGCGCGGACGCTGAAGGAGCCGGTGCTGGAGCCGTCCGCCTGA
- the hisD gene encoding histidinol dehydrogenase, protein MISRIDMRGSLPEDLRDVLPRAELDVEAALEKVRPICDDVRHRGAAAVRELTARFDGVEIATTRVPAEAIERALSELDPRVRAALEESIRRARLVHRDQRRADVTTQVVPGGTVTERWVPVERVGLYVPGGRAVYPSSVVMNVVPAQEAGVPSLAVTSPAQKEYGGLPHPTILAACALLGVDEVYSVGGAQAVAMFAYGTEECPAATMVTGPGNIWVAAAKRLLKGRIGIDSEAGPTEIAILADETADPVHVAADLISQAEHDVIAAAVLVTTSAELADAVEKELPAQVSATKHSERITEALSGRQSGIVLVDSVDDGIKIVDAYAAEHLEIHTANAAEVAGKIRNAGAIFVGTYAPVSLGDYLAGSNHVLPTGGCACHSSGLSVQSFLRGIHVVDYTREALAGAAAHVSVLADAEDLPAHGAAVRARFDWKVPTENA, encoded by the coding sequence GTGATTTCCCGTATCGACATGCGCGGTTCTCTGCCGGAGGATCTGCGCGACGTGCTGCCCCGCGCCGAGCTCGACGTCGAGGCCGCCCTGGAGAAGGTGCGGCCCATCTGCGACGACGTACGCCATCGCGGGGCGGCAGCCGTACGGGAGCTGACCGCCAGGTTCGACGGTGTCGAGATCGCCACCACCCGCGTCCCCGCCGAGGCGATCGAGCGAGCGCTGAGCGAGCTCGACCCCAGAGTCCGGGCGGCGCTGGAGGAGTCGATCAGGCGGGCCAGGCTGGTCCACCGCGACCAGCGGCGCGCCGACGTCACCACCCAGGTCGTGCCCGGCGGCACCGTGACCGAGCGGTGGGTGCCGGTCGAGCGCGTGGGCCTGTACGTCCCCGGCGGCCGCGCGGTCTATCCCTCCAGCGTGGTGATGAACGTCGTCCCGGCCCAGGAGGCCGGCGTCCCCTCGCTGGCCGTCACCAGCCCGGCGCAGAAGGAGTACGGCGGGCTGCCGCACCCCACGATCCTGGCCGCGTGCGCGCTGCTCGGCGTGGACGAGGTCTACTCCGTGGGCGGGGCGCAGGCGGTGGCCATGTTCGCCTACGGCACGGAGGAGTGCCCGGCCGCCACGATGGTGACCGGTCCCGGCAACATCTGGGTGGCCGCGGCCAAGCGGCTGCTCAAGGGCCGCATCGGCATCGACTCCGAGGCGGGCCCGACCGAGATCGCCATCCTGGCCGACGAGACGGCCGACCCGGTCCACGTGGCCGCCGACCTGATCAGCCAGGCCGAGCACGACGTGATCGCCGCCGCCGTGCTGGTCACCACCAGCGCCGAGCTGGCCGACGCGGTCGAGAAGGAGCTGCCGGCCCAGGTGTCGGCGACCAAGCACTCCGAGCGCATCACCGAGGCGCTGAGCGGCAGGCAGTCGGGCATCGTGCTGGTCGACTCCGTCGACGACGGCATCAAGATCGTGGACGCGTACGCGGCCGAGCACCTGGAGATCCACACCGCGAACGCCGCCGAGGTCGCCGGGAAGATCCGGAACGCCGGGGCGATCTTCGTGGGCACGTACGCGCCCGTCTCGCTCGGCGACTACCTCGCCGGCTCCAACCACGTGCTGCCCACGGGCGGCTGCGCCTGCCACTCCAGCGGCCTGTCGGTGCAGTCGTTCCTGCGCGGCATCCATGTCGTCGACTACACCCGCGAGGCGCTCGCGGGCGCGGCGGCCCACGTGTCGGTCCTGGCCGACGCCGAGGACCTGCCCGCCCACGGCGCCGCCGTCCGTGCCCGATTCGACTGGAAAGTTCCCACGGAGAACGCGTGA
- a CDS encoding histidinol-phosphate transaminase, with product MNLDDLPIRDDLRGKSPYGAPQIDVPVRLNTNENPYPPSPGLIADLAEAVRASAADLNRYPDRDATALRADLAGYLGHGLTTEQVWAANGSNEVLQQILQAFGGHGRTAIGFEPSYSMHPIITSGTSTEWISASREDDFSIDPAKATAAIEEHRPDIVFLASPNNPTGTAQPLETIEAVVAAAPGMVVVDEAYAEFAREGTPSALTLLSAHPRLIVTRTMSKAFAMAGTRLGYLAAHPAVVEALLLVRLPYHLSTLTQAAARVALRHRAELLGTVDALRRERDDTVAWLRSKGLAVADSDANFVLFGRFPDRRKVWEGLLERGVLIREVGPPQWLRVSIGTGEEMAAFRAAMEGVL from the coding sequence GTGAACCTCGACGACCTGCCCATCAGGGACGATCTCCGGGGTAAGTCGCCGTACGGCGCGCCCCAGATCGACGTCCCCGTCAGGCTCAACACCAACGAGAACCCCTACCCGCCCTCGCCCGGGCTGATCGCCGACCTGGCCGAGGCGGTCAGGGCGAGCGCCGCGGACCTCAATCGCTACCCCGACAGGGATGCCACGGCGCTCCGCGCCGACCTGGCCGGCTACCTGGGCCACGGGCTGACCACCGAGCAGGTGTGGGCCGCCAACGGCTCCAACGAGGTGCTCCAGCAGATCCTGCAGGCCTTCGGCGGCCACGGCCGCACGGCCATCGGGTTCGAGCCGTCATACTCGATGCACCCGATCATCACCAGCGGCACCAGCACCGAGTGGATCTCGGCCAGCCGCGAGGACGACTTCTCGATCGACCCCGCCAAGGCGACGGCGGCGATCGAGGAGCACCGGCCCGACATCGTGTTCCTGGCCTCGCCCAACAACCCGACGGGCACCGCCCAGCCGCTCGAGACGATCGAGGCGGTGGTGGCCGCGGCCCCGGGCATGGTCGTGGTCGACGAGGCCTACGCCGAGTTCGCCCGCGAGGGCACGCCGTCGGCGCTCACCCTGCTGTCCGCCCACCCGAGGCTGATCGTCACCAGGACGATGTCCAAGGCGTTCGCCATGGCGGGCACCCGGCTCGGCTACCTGGCCGCCCACCCGGCCGTGGTGGAGGCGCTGCTGCTGGTGCGGCTGCCGTACCACCTGTCCACGCTCACCCAGGCGGCCGCCCGCGTGGCGCTGCGGCACCGCGCCGAGCTGCTGGGCACGGTCGACGCGCTGCGGCGCGAGCGCGACGACACGGTCGCGTGGCTGCGCTCCAAGGGCCTGGCCGTGGCCGACTCCGACGCCAACTTCGTGCTGTTCGGGCGCTTCCCCGACCGGCGCAAGGTGTGGGAGGGGCTGCTGGAGCGCGGGGTCCTCATCCGCGAGGTGGGCCCGCCACAATGGCTGCGTGTGTCGATCGGCACCGGTGAGGAGATGGCGGCTTTCCGCGCCGCCATGGAAGGAGTGTTGTGA
- the priA gene encoding bifunctional 1-(5-phosphoribosyl)-5-((5-phosphoribosylamino)methylideneamino)imidazole-4-carboxamide isomerase/phosphoribosylanthranilate isomerase PriA yields the protein MSLVLLPAVDVIDGQAVQLVQGVAGTEKGYGEPLAAALAWQEAGAEWIHMVDLDAAFGRGSNRELLADVIGRLDVNVELSGGIRDDDSLAAALATGCRRVNIGTAALENPDWCRKAIAEHGDRIAVGLDVRGTTLAARGWTEEGGDLWEVLDRLESDGCPRYVVTDVTKDGMLQGPNLDLYRRICARTDKPVVASGGVSSLDDLVALASLVPDGLEGAIVGSALYAHAFTLENALAAVRV from the coding sequence ATGTCGCTCGTGTTGTTGCCCGCTGTGGATGTGATCGACGGCCAGGCTGTGCAACTGGTGCAGGGTGTGGCCGGGACGGAGAAAGGCTACGGCGAGCCGCTGGCCGCCGCGCTGGCCTGGCAGGAGGCGGGCGCCGAGTGGATCCACATGGTCGATCTCGACGCCGCGTTCGGCCGGGGGAGCAACCGGGAGCTGCTCGCCGACGTCATCGGCCGGCTCGATGTGAACGTGGAGCTGTCCGGCGGCATCCGCGACGACGATTCCCTGGCCGCCGCGCTGGCCACCGGCTGCCGCCGGGTCAACATCGGCACCGCCGCGCTGGAGAACCCCGACTGGTGCCGGAAGGCCATCGCCGAGCACGGCGACAGGATCGCGGTGGGGCTCGACGTGCGCGGCACCACGCTGGCGGCCCGCGGCTGGACCGAGGAAGGCGGAGACCTCTGGGAGGTCCTCGACCGGCTCGAGTCCGACGGCTGCCCCCGCTATGTCGTCACCGACGTGACCAAGGACGGCATGCTCCAGGGCCCCAACCTCGACCTCTACCGCCGGATCTGCGCCCGCACCGACAAGCCCGTCGTGGCCAGCGGCGGTGTCTCCTCCCTGGATGACCTGGTGGCACTCGCGTCCCTCGTCCCCGACGGACTCGAGGGAGCCATCGTGGGCAGTGCGCTCTACGCTCACGCGTTCACACTGGAAAACGCGCTTGCTGCAGTACGCGTGTAG
- a CDS encoding ABA4-like family protein has product MTSFLFDLSFYVAAPFWALMILAPTWRLTRQVAGSPLIVLPAVVVELVLLVPLFGEFWPVVTQPSLEGLQKLVTRPEALTALWAQILAWDLFLGRWMYLDSRERNIHPLVMAPMLILTILLSPIALPIYLVIRLPYRRNTGVVGAHG; this is encoded by the coding sequence ATGACCTCGTTCCTGTTCGACCTGAGCTTCTACGTGGCCGCGCCGTTCTGGGCGCTGATGATCCTGGCGCCCACCTGGCGGCTCACCCGCCAGGTGGCCGGCTCGCCGCTCATCGTCCTGCCCGCGGTGGTCGTCGAACTGGTCCTGCTCGTACCCCTGTTCGGCGAGTTCTGGCCCGTGGTGACCCAGCCCTCATTGGAAGGGCTGCAGAAGCTGGTGACCAGGCCGGAGGCCCTGACCGCGCTGTGGGCGCAGATCCTCGCCTGGGACCTCTTCCTCGGGCGGTGGATGTACCTCGACAGCCGCGAGAGGAACATCCATCCGCTGGTCATGGCCCCGATGCTGATCCTCACGATCTTGCTGTCGCCGATCGCGCTGCCGATCTATCTGGTGATCCGTCTCCCCTATCGCAGAAATACCGGCGTGGTAGGGGCTCACGGCTGA
- a CDS encoding glutamine synthetase family protein codes for MRDRPSGTKINQLDPNARRILERAELEGIELIRFLYADHAGVIRGKAASRSRLAERLSTGIGHTVAMMAMNMLDQLQEVEHMGPVGEVRILPDPTTYVPLPHAPGAAAMLSDLCLPDGTPWEACPRTFLKEAVAELATEGYSLVAAFEPEFTLGRRLPDPAGGPDRLVPLDDSLCYANTGFDTAHDYTIKLIHALEQQGLRIEHYHPELGPGQQELSIRHAPALRAADNHVLYRETVRGVALRTQMWATLAPKPLADQAGNGTHLHLSLWSDTRNVFAEESEVRDGFIGGLIAHLPALTALTCGSVNSFRRLAPRMWSSAYAVYGPDNREAAVRVCSPLGETGEPNLELKPSDSSANPYLALGAVIHAGLDGIRRKLDPGPAVDVDPDTRPGQYTRLPSSLDEALDALEADEVLMEALGPLRRSAYLAVKRSEAAAFAAKDVAYELFHHMRVF; via the coding sequence ATGAGAGATCGCCCGAGCGGCACCAAGATCAATCAGCTCGATCCCAATGCGCGGCGGATCCTCGAGCGAGCTGAGCTCGAGGGCATCGAGCTGATCCGTTTTCTCTACGCCGACCACGCTGGCGTGATCCGGGGGAAGGCGGCATCCCGGTCACGGCTGGCCGAACGGCTCAGCACGGGCATCGGGCACACGGTGGCCATGATGGCGATGAACATGCTCGACCAGCTCCAGGAGGTCGAGCACATGGGTCCGGTGGGCGAGGTGCGCATTCTTCCCGACCCCACCACATATGTCCCATTGCCTCACGCCCCCGGTGCGGCCGCGATGCTCTCGGACCTGTGCCTGCCCGACGGCACGCCCTGGGAGGCCTGCCCGCGCACCTTCCTCAAGGAGGCCGTCGCCGAGCTGGCCACCGAGGGTTACTCCCTGGTGGCCGCGTTCGAGCCGGAGTTCACCCTCGGCCGCCGCCTGCCGGACCCGGCCGGCGGCCCCGACCGGCTGGTGCCGCTCGACGACTCGCTCTGCTACGCGAACACCGGATTCGACACCGCCCACGACTACACGATCAAGCTCATCCACGCCCTGGAGCAGCAGGGGCTACGGATCGAGCACTACCATCCCGAGTTGGGACCTGGACAGCAGGAGCTGTCCATCCGCCACGCGCCCGCGCTGCGCGCCGCCGACAACCACGTCCTCTACCGCGAGACCGTGCGCGGGGTCGCCCTGCGCACGCAGATGTGGGCGACGCTCGCCCCCAAGCCGCTGGCCGACCAGGCGGGAAACGGGACCCATCTGCATCTGTCGCTGTGGAGCGACACGCGGAACGTCTTCGCCGAGGAGAGCGAGGTGCGCGACGGGTTCATCGGCGGCCTGATCGCCCACCTGCCCGCCCTGACCGCGCTGACGTGCGGGAGCGTCAACAGCTTCCGGCGGCTGGCGCCCCGCATGTGGTCGAGCGCGTACGCCGTCTACGGGCCCGACAACCGGGAGGCCGCGGTCCGCGTGTGCTCCCCGCTCGGCGAGACCGGCGAGCCGAACCTGGAGCTCAAACCGTCGGACTCCTCCGCCAACCCGTACCTGGCGCTCGGGGCCGTCATCCACGCGGGCCTGGACGGGATCCGCCGCAAGCTGGACCCGGGACCCGCCGTCGACGTGGACCCGGACACGCGGCCCGGCCAGTACACGCGCCTGCCCTCGTCGCTGGACGAGGCGCTGGACGCGCTGGAGGCGGACGAGGTGCTCATGGAGGCGCTGGGGCCGCTGCGGCGCAGCGCGTACCTGGCGGTCAAGCGCTCTGAGGCGGCGGCGTTCGCGGCCAAAGACGTCGCTTACGAGCTGTTCCACCACATGCGGGTGTTCTGA
- the hisH gene encoding imidazole glycerol phosphate synthase subunit HisH has protein sequence MKPNIVILDYGSGNLRSAERALARVGAEVTVTPDFDTALDADGLVVPGVGAFEACMTGLKGVRGEQIIGRRLSGGRPVLGICVGMQILFARGVEHGVETEGCGEWPGTVERLEAPVLPHMGWNTVKAPAGSVLFAGLDAATRFYFVHSYGVREWELRAGEGFGEPIVTWAEHGVPFVAAVENGPLMATQFHPEKSGDAGAVLLKNWLGSL, from the coding sequence GTGAAGCCCAATATCGTCATCCTTGACTACGGGTCGGGCAATCTGCGCTCGGCCGAGCGGGCGCTGGCCAGGGTGGGCGCCGAGGTGACCGTGACGCCCGACTTCGACACCGCCCTCGACGCCGACGGCCTGGTGGTGCCGGGCGTCGGCGCGTTCGAGGCGTGCATGACCGGGCTCAAGGGCGTCCGTGGCGAGCAGATCATCGGCCGCCGCCTGTCCGGCGGGCGTCCGGTGCTGGGCATCTGCGTGGGCATGCAGATCCTGTTCGCCAGGGGCGTCGAGCACGGCGTCGAGACCGAGGGCTGCGGCGAGTGGCCGGGCACCGTCGAACGGCTCGAGGCGCCCGTGCTGCCCCACATGGGGTGGAACACGGTCAAGGCGCCCGCCGGCAGCGTCCTGTTCGCGGGGCTCGACGCGGCGACCCGCTTCTACTTCGTCCACTCGTACGGTGTGCGCGAGTGGGAGCTCCGTGCCGGCGAGGGGTTCGGCGAGCCGATCGTCACCTGGGCCGAGCACGGCGTGCCGTTCGTGGCGGCCGTGGAGAACGGCCCGCTCATGGCCACCCAGTTCCACCCCGAGAAGTCCGGCGACGCCGGAGCCGTACTGCTGAAGAACTGGCTCGGCTCGCTATGA
- the ligD gene encoding non-homologous end-joining DNA ligase: protein MVRLPPYTPMLAQLGSLNSVQGADWAVEMKWDGVRALAYIQGGAVRLMSRNSKDITTAYPELQLMAGATGGHPAVIDGEIVAFDETGRPSFEALQPRMHQRNPVAIAELVRSVPVTYMAFDILHLDDDSTVARPYSQRRELLETTFRPGYRWEVPVWFADHAGLAFDSSRQLGLEGVVCKRMGSPYRPGRRSADWTKIKNVRAVEVVVGGWKPGAGRRSGMIGSLLLGAYDPQGRLQYVGHVGTGFTEAALRDLGERLAALERPEPPFDEAVPREYARDAHWVEPRLVGEVQYAEVTGDRRLRHPSWRGLRPDREPHEATIAEILPGHDAAAG from the coding sequence ATGGTCCGGCTGCCGCCCTACACGCCGATGCTGGCCCAGCTCGGCTCCCTGAACTCCGTCCAGGGCGCGGACTGGGCCGTCGAGATGAAATGGGACGGCGTCCGCGCCCTCGCCTACATCCAGGGCGGCGCCGTCCGCCTGATGTCGCGCAACAGCAAGGACATCACCACCGCCTACCCCGAGCTCCAGCTCATGGCCGGCGCCACCGGCGGGCACCCGGCCGTGATCGACGGGGAGATCGTGGCGTTCGACGAGACCGGCCGGCCCAGCTTCGAGGCGCTGCAACCCCGGATGCACCAGCGCAACCCCGTGGCGATCGCGGAGCTGGTCAGGTCGGTGCCGGTGACGTACATGGCCTTCGACATCCTCCACCTCGACGACGACAGCACCGTCGCCCGCCCCTACTCCCAGCGCAGGGAGCTGCTCGAGACCACGTTCAGGCCCGGCTACCGGTGGGAGGTGCCGGTGTGGTTCGCCGACCACGCCGGGCTGGCGTTCGACTCCTCCAGGCAGCTGGGGCTCGAAGGGGTCGTGTGCAAGCGGATGGGCTCGCCGTACCGTCCGGGCCGGCGCAGCGCGGACTGGACGAAGATCAAGAACGTGCGCGCCGTCGAGGTCGTGGTCGGCGGGTGGAAGCCCGGAGCAGGGCGGCGGTCGGGGATGATCGGCTCGCTGCTGCTCGGCGCGTACGACCCCCAGGGCCGGCTGCAGTACGTGGGGCACGTCGGCACCGGGTTCACCGAGGCCGCGCTGCGCGACCTGGGCGAGCGTCTCGCGGCGCTGGAGCGGCCGGAGCCGCCGTTCGACGAGGCAGTGCCGCGCGAGTACGCGAGGGACGCCCACTGGGTCGAGCCGCGCCTGGTCGGCGAGGTGCAGTACGCCGAGGTCACCGGCGACCGCCGGCTGCGCCACCCCTCCTGGCGCGGGCTGCGGCCCGACCGCGAGCCGCACGAGGCCACCATCGCGGAGATCCTCCCGGGACACGACGCGGCAGCCGGCTGA
- a CDS encoding Rid family hydrolase, which yields MSVGIFGMESTGSRVFSGGIWEERYGYARAVVAGDRVIVSGCTATVGGEVRHLGDAYKQSLTAIDIALEAVTTGGLTCEDVVMVRYYVVEQRHFDLVGQAIGEVFGKVRPACTGVRVAGLVDPRMLVEIEIEAVRA from the coding sequence ATGAGCGTTGGCATCTTCGGCATGGAAAGCACCGGGTCGCGGGTGTTCTCCGGCGGCATCTGGGAGGAGAGGTACGGCTACGCCCGCGCTGTCGTCGCGGGTGATCGGGTGATCGTGTCCGGCTGCACGGCCACGGTCGGCGGAGAGGTGCGCCATCTGGGTGACGCCTACAAGCAGAGCCTGACCGCGATCGACATCGCGCTGGAGGCCGTCACGACGGGCGGCCTGACCTGCGAGGACGTGGTCATGGTCCGTTACTATGTGGTGGAGCAGCGCCACTTCGACCTCGTGGGCCAGGCCATCGGCGAGGTCTTCGGGAAGGTGCGCCCCGCCTGCACTGGAGTGAGGGTGGCCGGGCTGGTCGACCCTCGGATGCTGGTCGAGATCGAAATCGAGGCTGTTCGAGCATGA
- a CDS encoding MerR family transcriptional regulator, producing MAELSESAGIPVPTIKYYIREGLVAPGQPTGRNQADYTEEHVRRLKLVRALVEYGGLSIAVLRDLIARIDNPDLEAFDLLGAAQKTVTQAKDPRPGPYKDRAERRLHDLLTERGWRIRTGDPAYRTAVGVLATLDEVGRQDMLDVLGSYAEAAERIAEIDVGLVGDVSDREHAVEIVIIGTSVGDTLIASLRRLAQASVGERLYT from the coding sequence ATGGCAGAGCTGAGCGAGTCGGCCGGGATCCCGGTCCCGACGATCAAGTACTACATCCGGGAGGGCCTCGTGGCGCCCGGCCAGCCGACCGGCCGTAACCAGGCCGACTACACCGAGGAGCACGTGCGCAGACTCAAGCTCGTGCGCGCCCTCGTCGAGTACGGCGGGCTGTCCATCGCGGTGCTCCGCGACTTGATCGCGAGGATCGACAATCCGGACCTCGAGGCGTTCGACCTGCTCGGCGCGGCGCAGAAGACCGTGACCCAGGCCAAGGACCCGCGGCCGGGGCCGTACAAGGACCGGGCGGAGCGCCGCCTGCACGACCTGCTCACCGAGCGGGGCTGGCGGATCAGGACCGGCGACCCCGCTTACCGCACGGCCGTCGGCGTGCTCGCGACCCTCGACGAGGTCGGCCGCCAGGACATGCTCGACGTGCTCGGCTCCTACGCCGAGGCCGCCGAGCGGATCGCCGAGATCGACGTCGGCCTCGTCGGCGACGTGAGCGACCGCGAGCACGCGGTGGAGATCGTGATCATCGGGACCTCGGTGGGCGACACGCTGATCGCCTCGTTGCGCCGGCTGGCCCAGGCCTCCGTCGGGGAGCGCCTGTACACCTGA
- the hisF gene encoding imidazole glycerol phosphate synthase subunit HisF codes for MTVAVRVIPCLDVDAGRVVKGVNFENLRDAGDPVELARRYDEEGADELTFLDITASSGERETMLDVVRRTAEQVFIPLTVGGGVRAVEDIDRLLRAGADKVSLNTAAIARPELLTEASRRFGAQCIVLSVDARRAAGTASGFEVTTHGGRRGTGIDAVEWAARGEELGVGEILLNSMDGDGTLDGYDLEMLRAVRAAVRLPVIASGGAGRLEDFPPAVAAGADAVLAASVFHFGTLKISEVKETLRVAGHPVR; via the coding sequence ATGACCGTAGCCGTAAGAGTCATTCCCTGTCTCGATGTGGACGCCGGGCGCGTGGTCAAGGGCGTCAACTTCGAGAACCTGCGCGACGCCGGCGACCCCGTCGAGCTCGCCAGGCGTTATGACGAGGAGGGTGCCGACGAGCTCACCTTCCTCGACATCACCGCGTCGTCCGGCGAGCGGGAGACCATGCTCGACGTCGTGCGCCGGACGGCCGAGCAGGTGTTCATCCCGCTGACCGTCGGCGGCGGCGTCCGCGCGGTCGAGGACATCGACCGGCTGCTGCGGGCCGGGGCCGACAAGGTGTCGCTCAACACGGCCGCCATCGCCCGGCCCGAGCTGCTCACCGAGGCGTCCCGGCGGTTCGGCGCCCAGTGCATCGTGCTGTCCGTGGACGCCCGGCGCGCCGCGGGCACCGCCAGCGGGTTCGAGGTGACCACGCACGGCGGGCGGCGCGGCACCGGCATCGACGCGGTGGAGTGGGCGGCGCGCGGCGAGGAGCTGGGCGTGGGCGAGATCCTGCTCAACTCGATGGACGGTGACGGCACGCTCGACGGCTACGACCTGGAGATGCTGCGCGCGGTGCGTGCCGCGGTGCGGCTCCCGGTGATCGCCAGCGGCGGCGCCGGCCGCCTGGAGGACTTCCCTCCGGCGGTGGCGGCGGGCGCCGACGCGGTGCTGGCGGCCTCGGTGTTCCACTTCGGCACGCTCAAGATCTCCGAGGTCAAGGAGACACTCCGAGTGGCGGGCCACCCGGTCCGCTGA
- the hisB gene encoding imidazoleglycerol-phosphate dehydratase HisB, whose amino-acid sequence MSRVGRVERVTKETSVLVEVGLDGTGRVEVATGVGFFDHMLAQLGKHGLFDLTVKTEGDLHIDSHHTIEDTALALGAAFREALGDKSGIRRFGSASCPLDESLAQVTVDLSGRPYLVHTEPEGMAPMIGPDYDTTMTRHILESLVAQAAICLHVHVPYGRNAHHIVEAQFKALARALREASELDPRATGVPSTKGVL is encoded by the coding sequence GTGAGTCGCGTAGGCCGCGTCGAGCGCGTTACGAAGGAGACCTCGGTCCTGGTGGAGGTCGGTCTCGACGGCACCGGCCGGGTCGAGGTCGCGACCGGGGTCGGGTTCTTCGACCACATGCTGGCCCAGCTCGGCAAGCACGGGCTGTTCGACCTGACGGTCAAGACCGAGGGCGACCTGCACATCGACTCCCACCACACGATCGAGGACACCGCGCTCGCGCTGGGCGCGGCGTTCCGCGAGGCGTTGGGCGACAAGTCGGGCATCAGGCGGTTCGGCAGTGCGTCGTGCCCGCTGGACGAGTCGCTCGCCCAGGTCACCGTCGACCTGTCCGGGCGACCGTACCTCGTGCACACCGAGCCCGAGGGCATGGCGCCGATGATCGGCCCCGACTACGACACGACGATGACGCGCCACATCCTGGAGTCGCTGGTCGCGCAGGCCGCGATCTGCCTCCACGTCCACGTCCCGTATGGGCGCAACGCCCACCATATCGTGGAGGCCCAGTTCAAGGCCCTGGCCAGGGCGCTGCGCGAGGCGTCCGAGCTCGACCCGCGCGCCACGGGCGTGCCCAGCACCAAGGGCGTCCTATGA